The following are encoded together in the Mesoterricola sediminis genome:
- a CDS encoding bifunctional riboflavin kinase/FAD synthetase, with the protein MKVWHHTLDAAPSDGPCVLTLGNFDGVHAAHRQVLALAAARARSLGIQAAVLTFDPHPSVIVAPERKPKRLMTLEQRLRIFEAAGMDLAWVMPFSRPFSELSPEAFLAGMDRALRPRELHVGRQFHFGRDRAGSIETLEAWGRQAGCDVHGHALRAYDGGHLSSTRIRAALDAGRVEEAAALLGHPYALTGIVVEGDRRGRHMGFPTANLAWEQEQLPAHGVYVTEVAGPHLPAPGLRGLTNVGEKPTFEGTHITVETHLPDFQGDLYGARLEVRFLHRIRGEMKFPDIEALRNQIERDVAAGRAWQPTPFSDLEGKP; encoded by the coding sequence GTGAAGGTCTGGCACCACACCCTCGACGCCGCCCCCAGCGACGGGCCCTGCGTCCTGACCCTCGGCAACTTCGACGGCGTCCACGCGGCGCACCGCCAGGTGCTGGCCCTCGCCGCGGCGCGCGCCCGGAGCCTGGGCATCCAGGCCGCCGTCCTCACCTTCGACCCCCACCCCTCCGTCATCGTGGCCCCCGAGCGCAAGCCGAAGCGGCTGATGACCCTGGAGCAGCGCCTGCGCATCTTCGAGGCGGCGGGCATGGACCTGGCGTGGGTGATGCCCTTCAGCCGGCCCTTCTCCGAATTGAGCCCCGAGGCCTTCCTGGCGGGCATGGACCGGGCCCTCCGGCCGCGGGAGCTCCACGTGGGGCGCCAGTTCCATTTCGGCAGGGACCGCGCGGGCAGCATCGAGACCCTGGAGGCGTGGGGCCGCCAGGCCGGATGCGACGTCCACGGCCACGCCCTGCGGGCCTATGACGGCGGCCACCTCTCATCCACGCGGATCCGCGCCGCCCTCGACGCGGGCCGCGTGGAGGAAGCCGCCGCCCTGCTGGGCCATCCCTATGCCTTGACCGGCATCGTCGTGGAGGGCGACCGCCGGGGCCGCCACATGGGCTTCCCCACGGCCAACCTGGCCTGGGAACAGGAGCAGCTGCCGGCCCACGGGGTCTATGTGACGGAGGTGGCGGGCCCCCACCTGCCCGCGCCCGGCCTGCGCGGCCTCACCAATGTGGGCGAGAAGCCCACCTTCGAAGGCACGCACATCACCGTGGAGACGCACCTGCCGGACTTCCAGGGGGACCTCTACGGCGCGCGCCTGGAAGTGCGATTCCTCCACCGCATCCGGGGGGAAATGAAGTTCCCGGACATCGAAGCCCTGCGGAACCAGATCGAGCGGGACGTGGCGGCAGGCCGCGCGTGGCAGCCGACGCCCTTTTCTGATCTTGAAGGAAAGCCTTGA
- a CDS encoding TerC family protein, which translates to MFHALLDSAPWWAWLGFHLIVFVMLALDLGIFNRKEHEPSMRESGAWTAVWILLALAFNAAVWKYMGPVKAGEYLAGYLLEKSLSVDNLFVFVLVFGAFQVPRRNQHRVLYWGVLGALVMRAAMILAGTALLRRFEWMTFVFGGFLLYTGIKMLLTQDDEPADPRNGAAARVFRKVVPYDPEGGFSHLVHRRNHRFYATPMLLVLVVVEITDLVFAVDSIPAVLAVTRDPFIVYTSNVFAILGLRSLYFLLARMIDKFHHLGTGLAVILALVGIKMCLSHWVHVGIGVSLLVIAAILAGCIAASLLWPPKDKEAGQ; encoded by the coding sequence TTGTTCCACGCGCTTCTCGACTCCGCACCCTGGTGGGCCTGGCTGGGATTCCACCTCATCGTTTTCGTCATGCTGGCGCTGGATCTGGGGATCTTCAACCGCAAGGAACATGAGCCGAGCATGCGGGAATCCGGGGCCTGGACCGCCGTGTGGATCCTCCTCGCCCTCGCCTTCAACGCGGCGGTGTGGAAATACATGGGCCCCGTGAAGGCCGGGGAGTACCTGGCGGGCTACCTCCTCGAGAAGTCCCTGAGCGTGGACAACCTCTTCGTCTTCGTCCTGGTCTTCGGCGCCTTCCAGGTGCCCCGGCGGAACCAGCACCGCGTCCTCTACTGGGGCGTGCTGGGGGCGCTCGTCATGCGTGCCGCGATGATCCTCGCCGGCACCGCCCTGCTCAGGCGCTTCGAATGGATGACCTTCGTGTTCGGCGGCTTCCTCCTCTACACGGGCATCAAGATGCTGCTGACCCAGGACGACGAGCCCGCCGATCCCAGGAACGGCGCCGCCGCCCGCGTCTTCAGGAAGGTGGTCCCCTACGATCCCGAGGGCGGCTTCTCCCACCTGGTCCACCGCCGGAACCACAGGTTCTACGCCACCCCGATGCTGCTGGTGCTCGTGGTGGTGGAGATCACCGACCTGGTCTTCGCGGTGGATTCGATCCCCGCGGTCCTGGCCGTCACCCGGGATCCCTTCATCGTCTACACCTCCAACGTGTTCGCGATCCTCGGCCTGCGGAGCCTCTACTTCCTGCTGGCGCGCATGATCGACAAGTTCCATCACCTGGGCACCGGCCTGGCCGTGATCCTCGCCCTCGTCGGCATCAAGATGTGCCTCTCCCACTGGGTGCACGTGGGCATCGGCGTCTCCCTCCTCGTCATCGCCGCCATCCTCGCCGGCTGCATCGCCGCCAGCCTCCTCTGGCCGCCCAAGGACAAGGAGGCGGGACAGTGA
- a CDS encoding RsmE family RNA methyltransferase, with translation MSLPRFFLATPEPAAEGGLVRLDAGQARHLRALRLGPGAAVEVVLPSGAWLGDVAEAGRDAASIRLARPLDEPREAADPITVWLPLTAQLSLVDDMLPPVVELGAAEIRLVAWSRSEDDPRRTLARMERWQRIIQGACEQSHRNRIPVLAPPVPFRALLDASPAQRWVAYEVPAGTPNPGLGPGPIEIASGPEGGISDAEIGALKSAGWIPVSLGGSVLRAVTCPTALLGALRFLRP, from the coding sequence ATGAGCCTCCCCCGCTTTTTCCTCGCCACCCCCGAGCCGGCCGCGGAGGGCGGCCTCGTGCGCCTCGACGCGGGCCAGGCCCGGCACCTCCGCGCCCTCCGCCTGGGCCCCGGGGCCGCCGTGGAGGTGGTGCTCCCCTCCGGGGCGTGGCTCGGCGACGTGGCCGAGGCCGGCCGGGACGCCGCCTCCATCAGGCTCGCGCGGCCCCTGGATGAGCCGCGGGAGGCGGCGGACCCCATCACCGTCTGGCTCCCGCTCACGGCCCAGCTCTCCCTCGTGGACGACATGCTGCCGCCCGTCGTGGAACTGGGGGCCGCCGAGATCCGGCTCGTGGCGTGGAGCCGCAGCGAGGACGATCCCAGGCGGACCCTGGCGCGCATGGAGCGCTGGCAGCGCATCATCCAGGGGGCCTGCGAGCAGAGCCACCGCAACCGGATCCCCGTCCTGGCGCCCCCGGTCCCCTTCCGCGCCCTCCTGGACGCGTCGCCGGCCCAGCGCTGGGTCGCCTATGAGGTCCCGGCGGGAACGCCCAACCCCGGCCTGGGCCCCGGCCCCATCGAGATCGCAAGCGGGCCGGAGGGCGGCATCTCGGACGCGGAGATCGGCGCCCTGAAGTCGGCGGGGTGGATTCCCGTCTCCCTCGGGGGCAGCGTCCTCCGGGCCGTCACCTGCCCCACCGCGCTCCTGGGCGCCCTCCGGTTCCTGAGGCCCTAG
- a CDS encoding TMEM165/GDT1 family protein, with protein sequence MDKSLFWATFVTVFLAELGDKTQLAAMTATARSGALVTVFLAASAALVCATAIGVLVGGALFKVIPESVVKYVAGAAFVAVGLWVIVKG encoded by the coding sequence ATGGACAAATCCCTCTTCTGGGCGACTTTCGTCACAGTGTTCCTCGCGGAGCTCGGGGACAAGACGCAGCTCGCCGCCATGACGGCCACGGCCCGTTCCGGCGCGCTGGTGACGGTCTTCCTGGCGGCCAGCGCCGCCCTGGTGTGCGCCACCGCCATCGGGGTCCTGGTCGGGGGCGCCCTCTTCAAGGTGATCCCGGAATCCGTCGTGAAGTACGTCGCCGGGGCCGCCTTCGTGGCCGTGGGCCTCTGGGTGATCGTGAAAGGCTAG